From Sporosarcina sp. FSL W7-1349, a single genomic window includes:
- a CDS encoding sulfate adenylyltransferase, translated as MLNVSEKSRFSDYPQQPHGGKLVNKVVTGEEREAEMLRAKELPTIMVDMEAIITLEMIATGVLSPNEGFMNEADYKSVLTTGRLVNGVIWPAPLSFAPIGNRNAEIIKSLSVGEEVALADENNEPVAILQIEDIFKYDKDFRASNLFGTTDRNHPGVDAIYRRMGDVALGGPIRLLRRVDWGPFEKLRLEPKDTWHTFYEEKKFRSAAGFITGANPLHRGHEYIHKNALEEIDGLLLQPLVEMAKREYTRHEFRMLSYRSVLETYYPKGRSILAPLRVTYIFAGPRETVLHALIMKNYGCTHALIGRDHAGIGDYYDKYASHSIFDEFKPEELGIDVRLFHEVFYCTRCDAPATTQSCPHDERYRINISGTGIREMLRHGIMPPKEIVRPESARIAIQGIQPKGLDVNESAISPVGKTIKSMFPFYLERTRLGGALRKTPLTVEDLTNLDLEMVNLDVRANADRVYQDIFDEYSNVGDTNRNLQPDWISDARESLRKQQQMVISDLEEKVGQAPAAASDEFMYQDKEESQRELEVAKQILDDIPKDLRAEDYQYRTWNVLPYHRYRGSDEPSE; from the coding sequence ATGTTAAATGTTTCAGAGAAAAGCAGGTTTTCCGATTACCCGCAGCAGCCACATGGAGGCAAATTAGTGAATAAGGTAGTGACAGGAGAAGAGCGGGAGGCGGAGATGCTACGCGCCAAGGAGTTGCCGACCATCATGGTCGATATGGAAGCGATCATTACGCTCGAAATGATTGCGACCGGCGTATTGTCACCGAACGAAGGGTTTATGAATGAAGCGGATTACAAATCCGTCCTGACAACAGGCCGTTTGGTGAACGGCGTGATTTGGCCGGCTCCACTCAGTTTTGCACCGATTGGAAACCGCAATGCGGAGATCATTAAGTCACTGTCCGTCGGCGAGGAAGTAGCCCTAGCAGATGAAAACAATGAGCCGGTTGCGATTCTCCAAATTGAGGATATTTTCAAATATGATAAAGACTTCCGTGCTTCCAATCTATTCGGAACGACCGACCGGAATCATCCGGGCGTCGACGCAATCTATCGACGTATGGGAGACGTTGCATTAGGTGGACCAATTCGTTTGCTGCGCCGTGTCGACTGGGGACCGTTCGAAAAGCTTCGTCTGGAACCGAAAGATACATGGCATACATTTTATGAAGAAAAGAAATTCCGTTCAGCTGCCGGGTTCATTACAGGAGCGAATCCTTTGCACCGGGGGCATGAATACATCCATAAGAATGCGTTGGAGGAAATCGACGGCTTACTTCTTCAGCCACTCGTCGAGATGGCGAAGCGCGAGTATACCCGGCATGAGTTCCGGATGCTGTCGTACCGCAGTGTGCTGGAAACGTATTATCCTAAAGGACGCTCGATTTTAGCGCCGTTGCGTGTCACTTATATTTTCGCAGGTCCCCGGGAGACGGTGCTGCATGCGTTGATCATGAAAAATTACGGTTGCACCCATGCACTCATTGGCCGGGATCATGCGGGTATCGGCGATTATTATGATAAATACGCCAGCCATAGTATTTTTGATGAATTCAAGCCGGAGGAGCTCGGCATTGATGTCCGGCTGTTCCATGAAGTTTTCTATTGTACCCGCTGTGATGCGCCGGCAACGACGCAATCCTGTCCGCATGACGAAAGGTACCGTATCAATATTTCTGGAACGGGAATCCGGGAAATGCTGCGACATGGGATTATGCCGCCAAAGGAAATCGTCCGTCCGGAATCGGCACGAATTGCCATTCAAGGAATCCAGCCAAAAGGATTGGATGTGAATGAAAGCGCTATCTCCCCGGTCGGTAAAACGATCAAGAGCATGTTCCCGTTCTATTTAGAGAGAACGAGACTCGGTGGAGCTCTGCGGAAAACGCCACTCACTGTCGAGGATTTAACGAATCTCGATTTGGAAATGGTCAACTTGGATGTGCGGGCTAACGCTGATCGGGTCTACCAGGATATCTTTGACGAATACAGCAATGTCGGCGATACGAATCGCAATCTGCAGCCGGATTGGATCAGTGACGCCCGGGAATCCTTACGCAAGCAACAACAAATGGTCATTTCCGACTTGGAGGAAAAAGTGGGTCAGGCTCCTGCGGCTGCTTCTGACGAGTTCATGTACCAAGACAAGGAAGAATCACAACGCGAATTGGAAGTCGCCAAACAGATTCTTGACGACATTCCAAAAGATCTCCGGGCAGAAGATTACCAATACCGGACGTGGAATGTCTTGCCGTATCACCGTTATCGGGGTAGTGATGAGCCGAGTGAATAA
- a CDS encoding ketopantoate reductase family protein, with protein sequence MKVIIAGAGAMGCRFGSSLFNENEVILVDNWKEHVDKINRTGLSITDDKGTALIPISAKLPENCNEKADLLIIFSKSMQTDSIIQSCLQMITSETKILTLQNGIGNVETLTKWVPVEQLFAGITTYAANLNGPGTVEATGSGIIEIMHITGKRRREAELLIQLFNKSGLKAELSGNVIQSIWEKAAFNAVLNPLCTLTSSTVGQIGAYGIIGDVIRSVLGEIELVAEAEGVDFDKLQVMNVIENVFNPNMSSHHYSSMYHDLQNGRETEIEYLNGAFIKKANQYNIPTPYNTLLYHLIKIAEGNRKIVHEFS encoded by the coding sequence GTGAAAGTAATAATTGCCGGGGCCGGTGCAATGGGATGCAGATTTGGAAGTTCTTTATTTAATGAAAATGAAGTAATCCTGGTCGACAATTGGAAAGAACATGTAGATAAAATAAACCGAACGGGATTATCTATCACTGATGATAAAGGAACAGCCCTTATACCTATTTCGGCAAAACTGCCTGAAAATTGTAACGAAAAAGCGGATTTATTAATAATCTTTAGCAAATCAATGCAAACAGATAGTATTATTCAAAGCTGTTTGCAGATGATCACATCAGAGACGAAAATTCTAACACTCCAGAATGGAATTGGAAATGTAGAAACCCTGACCAAATGGGTACCAGTCGAGCAATTATTTGCTGGGATTACAACATATGCTGCCAATCTAAATGGTCCTGGGACTGTAGAAGCTACTGGATCAGGAATTATTGAAATAATGCATATTACAGGAAAAAGACGAAGAGAAGCAGAATTACTCATTCAATTATTCAATAAATCAGGGTTAAAGGCCGAACTATCAGGAAATGTTATACAAAGTATTTGGGAAAAAGCAGCTTTTAATGCAGTCTTAAATCCACTTTGTACCCTAACCTCGAGCACAGTTGGACAAATTGGTGCATATGGAATAATTGGGGATGTTATTAGAAGTGTTCTAGGTGAGATAGAGTTGGTTGCTGAAGCGGAAGGCGTAGATTTTGATAAGTTGCAGGTAATGAATGTAATTGAAAATGTTTTTAATCCCAATATGTCTTCGCATCATTATTCTTCTATGTATCACGATCTACAAAATGGAAGAGAAACAGAAATAGAATATCTAAACGGGGCATTCATAAAGAAAGCTAATCAATATAATATTCCTACACCTTATAACACCTTACTTTATCATTTAATAAAAATTGCTGAAGGAAATCGGAAGATCGTTCATGAGTTTAGTTGA
- the sigI gene encoding RNA polymerase sigma-I factor produces MLLSTILGIFNKKSDTALNELVLKAKSGDGKVMDDLLIAFTPFMKKTASFVCKRFIDEHDDEFSIAMNGFHEAIVAFDPNRDASLTTFSHLIIKRRLVDHIRKETARNETVQLLKEEDSNQRQYVFEQTSIDFHSKEQQDLERQEELLEYAKLLSEYDLSFDELTNCSPKHAKSRKIAFQIAQIIAETPDLYIYVTENKKLPIKELEEIVEVSRKTIERHRKYIIAVSLLLQSQFVYIKEYIKGELR; encoded by the coding sequence ATGCTTTTGTCTACCATACTAGGAATATTCAATAAGAAGTCTGATACAGCATTGAATGAGCTTGTATTGAAGGCAAAAAGCGGCGATGGGAAGGTGATGGACGACCTTCTCATCGCATTTACTCCGTTCATGAAGAAAACCGCTTCTTTTGTGTGCAAACGGTTCATTGACGAGCATGATGATGAGTTTAGTATTGCGATGAACGGTTTCCATGAAGCCATCGTGGCGTTTGATCCAAATCGTGACGCATCGTTGACGACATTTTCCCATTTGATCATAAAGAGGCGCCTGGTCGACCATATTCGTAAAGAGACGGCCAGGAACGAAACAGTCCAGTTATTGAAAGAGGAAGATTCCAATCAAAGGCAATACGTGTTCGAACAAACTTCTATCGACTTCCATTCCAAAGAACAGCAAGACTTGGAGCGCCAAGAAGAACTGCTGGAATACGCCAAGTTGCTGTCGGAGTATGACTTATCATTCGATGAACTGACAAACTGTTCCCCGAAACATGCAAAATCTAGGAAGATCGCATTTCAGATTGCCCAAATCATTGCGGAAACTCCTGATTTATATATATATGTAACCGAAAATAAAAAGCTGCCCATTAAAGAATTGGAAGAGATCGTTGAAGTTTCCAGGAAAACGATTGAACGACATAGAAAATATATTATCGCTGTATCGTTATTGCTCCAGAGCCAATTCGTTTACATAAAAGAATATATCAAAGGGGAACTCCGATGA
- a CDS encoding MarR family winged helix-turn-helix transcriptional regulator produces the protein MKPHKQLFYEYATLHRPYMNQLNAQLAPFHLSLPLWLMMRILYHEGEHTISRLSEKRNVEKPTTTKMVQRLEELQLVEARSGSDRRTRNIHLTEHGLEVSQQAEAKISHYQESLLEGVSEEERLLVARVLQDISKNIVKYKG, from the coding sequence TTGAAGCCGCATAAGCAGTTGTTTTATGAATATGCAACGTTGCATCGTCCCTATATGAATCAATTAAACGCCCAATTGGCTCCGTTTCACCTGTCGTTGCCGCTTTGGCTGATGATGAGGATTCTTTATCATGAAGGGGAGCATACTATTAGTCGACTTTCAGAGAAAAGGAATGTCGAGAAGCCGACGACCACAAAGATGGTTCAACGTTTGGAGGAACTTCAATTGGTGGAGGCGCGTTCGGGAAGTGATCGACGGACCAGAAATATTCATTTGACGGAGCACGGACTGGAAGTGAGCCAGCAAGCGGAGGCCAAGATTAGCCATTATCAGGAAAGTTTATTGGAAGGCGTCTCGGAAGAGGAACGGCTCTTAGTGGCCCGTGTACTCCAAGACATTTCGAAAAATATAGTAAAGTATAAAGGATGA
- a CDS encoding nitric oxide synthase oxygenase — MLLCIKNNALLKEATQFIHTCYNELELSTELQLKRVEEIQEEISTIGTYTHKRFEVEHGAKMAWRNSNRCIGRLLWDTLHVFDERDVETAEDAFEKMVNHIQFATNEGDIRSTITVFAPRKEEIDPIRIWNHQLIRYAGYEDGNNVIGDSTSIQLTKMCEQLGWQGEKTPYDILPLVIQEHGKTPKLFELPKEIVKEVPITHPELEGLGHLSVKWYAVPVISDMRLDIGGIEYPMAPFNGWYMGTEIGARNLADPDRYNLLPKVAELMGLDTRSNRSLWKDKALVELNIAVLHSYQKAGVTLVDHHTAAKQFQSFEKRERECGRAVTGNWTWLIPPLSPATTHIFHKPYNNDIFTPNYFYQKDPGEN, encoded by the coding sequence ATGTTGCTATGTATTAAAAATAATGCCCTATTGAAGGAGGCCACCCAATTTATTCATACCTGTTACAATGAACTTGAATTGTCTACAGAGTTACAACTGAAACGGGTTGAAGAAATACAAGAGGAAATTTCAACAATCGGGACTTATACCCACAAGCGTTTTGAAGTGGAGCACGGGGCCAAAATGGCTTGGCGCAATAGCAACCGCTGCATTGGACGTCTACTTTGGGATACGTTGCATGTGTTTGATGAACGGGATGTCGAAACGGCTGAGGATGCTTTTGAAAAAATGGTGAATCATATACAGTTTGCAACAAACGAAGGGGATATTCGCTCGACCATTACGGTCTTTGCTCCAAGGAAAGAGGAAATCGATCCAATCCGGATTTGGAACCATCAATTAATTCGGTATGCCGGATATGAAGACGGGAATAACGTAATTGGTGATTCAACCTCCATCCAACTAACAAAAATGTGTGAGCAACTTGGATGGCAAGGTGAAAAAACACCATATGACATTCTTCCTTTAGTAATTCAAGAACATGGAAAAACGCCTAAACTATTTGAACTGCCAAAAGAAATCGTCAAAGAAGTACCGATTACTCATCCAGAACTAGAGGGGTTGGGCCATCTCAGTGTGAAATGGTATGCGGTTCCTGTCATTTCAGATATGCGCTTGGACATCGGCGGTATTGAGTATCCAATGGCTCCATTTAATGGATGGTATATGGGGACTGAAATTGGGGCGAGAAACTTGGCGGATCCAGATCGCTACAACTTACTCCCAAAAGTTGCAGAGCTTATGGGATTAGATACGAGGTCCAATCGTTCGCTGTGGAAAGATAAGGCGTTGGTTGAATTAAACATTGCAGTTCTGCATTCCTATCAAAAAGCGGGGGTCACGCTTGTTGACCATCATACCGCTGCGAAGCAATTTCAAAGCTTTGAAAAAAGAGAACGAGAATGTGGTAGAGCTGTCACAGGGAATTGGACATGGCTCATTCCGCCACTCTCCCCTGCTACGACTCATATTTTTCATAAACCTTATAACAATGACATCTTCACGCCGAATTATTTTTATCAAAAGGATCCAGGAGAAAATTAA
- a CDS encoding MFS transporter has product MQQEEKLWTKDFISISIVNFVLMLSMYLLLVTMATYATGQYGASASTAGLVASIFILGSLVGRLYGGSRIAKVGNKKMLISGSVFFVIITLFYFIPGNLYFLIAVRFLHGIGVGLATTATGTIVAQVIPPSRRGEGIGYFSLSAVLSTAVGPLIGLMLIDKFGYTSIFIFSLVMGIVSLLIALPVRSPKFEYKPQTEKGFTLKNFFEPSALPISIVMLVAALAYSGILSFVTAYAHDRNLVTAGSFYFLVYAIIISLSRPFTGKLMDIKGGNSVAYPALVLFALGMWVLSQADTTFMFLLAAAIIGLGYGNFQSCTQALAIKVTPPHRMGLANSTYFICLDLGLGLGPFLLGYLVPAFGYSGLYLTLVGVIVVGILVYYLLHGRRDQEIHRSVESAR; this is encoded by the coding sequence ATGCAACAGGAAGAAAAATTATGGACAAAGGATTTCATATCCATTTCAATCGTAAATTTCGTTCTTATGCTTTCGATGTATCTATTATTGGTGACGATGGCGACGTATGCCACTGGACAATACGGGGCCAGCGCAAGCACGGCCGGCTTGGTCGCCAGTATTTTCATCCTCGGCTCTTTGGTAGGTCGGTTGTACGGCGGCAGCCGGATTGCCAAAGTGGGAAATAAAAAAATGTTGATTTCCGGGAGCGTATTTTTTGTTATCATTACGCTCTTTTATTTTATTCCCGGAAACTTATATTTCTTGATTGCCGTCCGCTTTTTGCATGGGATTGGTGTCGGGTTGGCGACTACAGCCACGGGAACGATCGTGGCCCAAGTGATCCCGCCAAGCCGGCGCGGGGAAGGAATTGGTTATTTCAGCTTGAGTGCCGTATTATCAACGGCAGTCGGGCCGTTGATCGGACTCATGCTCATCGATAAATTTGGCTATACGAGTATCTTCATTTTTTCGCTTGTAATGGGGATTGTCAGTTTGCTTATCGCCTTGCCTGTCCGGTCGCCGAAATTTGAATACAAGCCGCAAACTGAAAAAGGTTTTACGTTGAAGAACTTTTTCGAACCGTCCGCTTTGCCTATCTCTATCGTCATGTTGGTCGCGGCTCTCGCTTACTCTGGCATTCTTTCATTTGTCACCGCTTATGCGCATGACCGAAACTTGGTGACGGCTGGAAGTTTTTATTTTTTGGTCTATGCCATCATCATTTCGCTGTCCCGTCCGTTTACGGGAAAACTAATGGATATCAAGGGCGGAAACAGTGTGGCGTATCCTGCGCTAGTTTTATTTGCACTCGGTATGTGGGTGTTGAGTCAAGCCGACACAACCTTTATGTTCCTACTCGCTGCCGCCATTATCGGATTGGGGTACGGAAATTTTCAATCGTGCACGCAAGCGCTCGCTATTAAAGTTACCCCGCCGCACCGAATGGGGCTGGCAAACTCGACCTATTTCATTTGTCTGGATCTTGGGTTGGGCTTGGGTCCATTCTTGTTGGGGTATTTGGTGCCCGCTTTCGGTTACAGCGGCTTGTATTTGACGTTAGTCGGCGTTATTGTCGTGGGGATTTTGGTGTATTATTTGCTGCATGGCAGAAGGGATCAAGAGATTCATCGCTCGGTTGAATCGGCCAGGTGA
- a CDS encoding ABC-F family ATP-binding cassette domain-containing protein: protein MGLLTVKNLSHGFGDRAIFEDVSFRLLQGERIGLIGANGEGKSTFMNIITRKLEPDAGTVTWAKRVRVGYLDQHVVLKQGMSIRDVLRTAFQYLYDLEAEMNMLFAKMAEVEADELEALLEETGQMQDELTNRDFYIIDSKVDEVANGLGLDEFGLDRDVHDLSGGQRTKVLLGKLLLEKPDILLLDEPTNYLDVEHIEWLRNYLQNYDNAFILISHDIPFLNSVVQLIYHMENQQITRYPGDYDEFLRVYEMKKQQLEAAYKKQQKEIAHLKDFVARNKANAATSRMAMSRQKKLDKMDVIELDAEKPKPHFDFKLARTPGRFLFQTENLIIGYDEPLSKELNLTMERGQKIALAGANGIGKTTLLRSILGEIPSLAGSVELGDHLEIGYFEQEMKTENTRTCLEEIWEEFPHFTQYEVRAALARCGLTTKHIESKVKVLSGGERAKVRLCKLINRETNLLVLDEPTNHLDQDAKNELKRALKEYKGSVLLISHEPDFYEGLVTDVWNGETWTTKVF from the coding sequence ATGGGTTTATTGACTGTCAAAAATTTAAGTCACGGTTTCGGGGATCGGGCGATTTTCGAGGATGTGTCTTTTCGTCTATTGCAAGGAGAACGGATCGGATTGATCGGAGCGAATGGGGAAGGAAAATCGACGTTCATGAATATTATCACCCGCAAGCTGGAGCCGGACGCGGGAACGGTTACTTGGGCGAAACGGGTGCGGGTCGGTTATTTGGACCAGCATGTCGTGTTGAAACAAGGGATGAGCATTCGGGATGTTTTGCGGACCGCTTTCCAATATTTATACGACTTGGAGGCGGAGATGAACATGCTCTTTGCCAAAATGGCAGAGGTCGAGGCGGACGAACTCGAGGCGCTCTTGGAAGAAACCGGCCAGATGCAGGATGAACTGACGAATCGGGATTTTTATATTATTGATTCCAAGGTCGATGAAGTGGCGAACGGGCTCGGGCTGGATGAATTCGGTCTCGACCGGGATGTCCATGATTTGAGTGGAGGGCAACGGACGAAGGTGTTACTCGGCAAACTATTGCTGGAGAAACCGGATATCCTCCTTCTCGATGAGCCGACCAACTATTTGGACGTCGAGCATATCGAGTGGCTGCGGAATTACTTGCAGAACTACGACAATGCGTTCATCCTGATTTCTCACGATATTCCATTCCTGAATAGTGTCGTGCAATTGATTTATCATATGGAAAATCAGCAGATCACCCGCTATCCTGGCGATTATGATGAATTTCTACGCGTCTACGAAATGAAGAAGCAACAGCTGGAGGCGGCTTACAAGAAGCAGCAAAAGGAGATTGCCCATCTGAAAGACTTCGTTGCCCGCAATAAAGCCAATGCGGCGACGAGCCGGATGGCGATGTCACGGCAAAAGAAGTTGGATAAGATGGATGTTATCGAGTTGGATGCGGAAAAGCCGAAGCCGCATTTCGATTTCAAACTGGCCCGCACGCCGGGACGATTCTTGTTCCAAACGGAGAACCTGATCATCGGCTATGATGAGCCATTATCGAAAGAATTGAATTTGACGATGGAGCGGGGCCAGAAAATCGCATTGGCCGGTGCAAACGGCATCGGGAAAACGACGTTGCTTCGAAGCATCCTGGGTGAAATCCCCTCCCTAGCCGGTTCCGTCGAACTCGGGGACCATTTGGAAATCGGCTATTTCGAACAGGAAATGAAGACGGAAAACACCCGCACTTGCCTCGAAGAGATCTGGGAGGAGTTCCCTCATTTCACGCAATATGAAGTGCGTGCGGCGTTGGCCCGCTGCGGTTTGACGACGAAGCATATCGAAAGTAAAGTGAAAGTGTTGAGCGGCGGCGAACGGGCAAAAGTACGCCTCTGCAAATTGATCAATCGTGAAACGAATTTACTCGTCCTCGACGAACCGACGAACCATTTGGACCAAGATGCGAAAAATGAATTGAAACGGGCGTTGAAAGAGTATAAAGGCAGCGTCCTCCTCATATCACATGAACCCGATTTTTATGAAGGGCTTGTCACAGATGTATGGAACGGCGAAACCTGGACGACGAAAGTCTTCTAA
- a CDS encoding YcdB/YcdC domain-containing protein: protein MAKSRKISTLLTCSALSFGLFASAAQASTYMDEQSTKVPIEVASTEVDFSKNDLIQKFRDLFPNQFDFLSSNDFQMSGGHMYPDDEKIRYHLYFSKAVNGKQLHGSVGFVGDDLEIEHFSFQPLNEADALFPAKVSKEEARKIAIEFMSHIPTEEAYQLETDIQQYYPHRILTEPIRYSFMFTRTKHQVPIADQKMQVTVLGNGDVVEFYKNPVHKGAATFEDVAKVKDEKEILQKIKDNLSVDLYYSINMDYQKGKRTIELVYQPRTSNVHALTGQWQRANSYSTEPPKKTKIEKIVAEPLPPKQEGITKEEARKLAEQLLESKSDDVKLTIQSVEEMKNHNGQEVFSIHYMYQVANGGYGTTLEINKHTGEIIQYADMSYQMLEQAGKEAPKGKPVSEKEALASAIQHLKEWAPSYLHHYAYPLDEAHVDEQSGVYYFSFPRVVNGIPVIGDQISVSINPDSSLNSFYVQYQEEAQWPVANEIISEEEARAIYEKALSAQLNYTKKAEAQHYDLIYVPVFNGQSFSTLDAKTGKWNSLTGEENTIVVTHPWAEKELNYLLNAKILDVKDGETFNGDALATKGEALKVIVNSLTYFYADWYGEREDRSQTFDNINPDHPYYQVVEHAVGMGVIKQDTSFDVDAPITREELAVWYIRILGLEQAAKHSDIYKLDLQDADQVQAGNRGYVALANSIGLLPAEKGHFNPDQEVTYAELAVSIIRLAHEMSER from the coding sequence TTGGCTAAATCAAGGAAAATCAGTACTTTACTCACCTGCTCTGCTTTATCATTTGGACTGTTCGCATCCGCGGCACAAGCATCGACCTATATGGACGAGCAATCTACCAAAGTGCCAATTGAAGTCGCTTCCACGGAAGTTGATTTCAGCAAAAATGATTTGATTCAGAAATTTCGTGACTTGTTTCCCAATCAGTTCGATTTCCTATCAAGCAATGACTTTCAGATGAGCGGCGGTCATATGTATCCCGACGATGAAAAAATTCGGTATCATCTCTATTTTTCGAAGGCAGTCAATGGGAAGCAATTGCACGGAAGTGTTGGGTTCGTTGGGGATGATTTGGAAATTGAACATTTCTCTTTCCAACCTCTGAACGAAGCGGATGCTTTATTTCCCGCAAAGGTATCAAAAGAAGAAGCAAGGAAAATAGCAATTGAATTCATGAGTCACATTCCGACTGAAGAGGCATACCAATTAGAAACGGATATTCAACAGTATTACCCACACCGAATACTGACGGAGCCTATTCGCTATTCGTTTATGTTTACACGGACGAAACATCAAGTGCCGATTGCAGACCAGAAAATGCAAGTCACAGTTCTCGGAAATGGGGACGTAGTAGAGTTTTATAAGAACCCGGTTCACAAAGGGGCGGCCACTTTTGAGGATGTCGCAAAAGTGAAAGACGAGAAGGAAATTTTACAGAAAATCAAAGACAATCTCTCCGTCGATTTGTATTATTCCATCAATATGGATTATCAGAAGGGAAAACGCACGATTGAGCTCGTCTATCAACCTAGGACAAGTAACGTTCACGCTCTGACAGGTCAATGGCAAAGGGCAAACAGCTACTCAACAGAGCCTCCGAAGAAAACGAAAATAGAAAAGATTGTGGCAGAGCCGCTACCGCCAAAACAAGAGGGCATCACAAAAGAAGAAGCACGTAAACTGGCGGAACAGCTTTTGGAAAGTAAATCCGATGATGTCAAATTGACAATCCAATCGGTTGAAGAAATGAAAAATCATAATGGACAAGAAGTGTTCAGTATTCACTACATGTATCAAGTTGCAAATGGCGGGTATGGAACCACTCTGGAAATAAATAAACATACGGGCGAAATCATTCAATATGCCGATATGTCGTACCAAATGTTGGAACAGGCTGGCAAGGAAGCGCCGAAAGGGAAGCCGGTTTCCGAGAAGGAAGCCCTTGCGTCTGCCATCCAACATTTGAAAGAGTGGGCTCCGTCCTATTTGCATCATTATGCTTATCCTTTGGATGAAGCCCATGTGGATGAGCAATCGGGTGTGTATTATTTTTCATTCCCAAGAGTGGTCAATGGGATTCCAGTAATAGGGGATCAGATTAGTGTAAGTATCAATCCGGATAGCTCTTTAAACAGTTTTTACGTTCAATATCAAGAGGAGGCTCAATGGCCAGTCGCCAATGAAATTATCTCTGAAGAAGAAGCAAGGGCCATCTATGAAAAAGCACTAAGCGCTCAGCTGAATTATACGAAAAAAGCAGAGGCGCAACACTATGACCTCATCTATGTTCCTGTATTCAACGGACAGTCCTTCAGTACACTAGACGCCAAAACGGGAAAATGGAATAGCTTGACGGGTGAGGAAAACACTATTGTCGTCACGCATCCTTGGGCGGAAAAGGAATTGAATTATTTACTGAACGCCAAAATTCTCGATGTGAAAGATGGAGAAACCTTTAACGGCGATGCCCTTGCTACGAAGGGGGAAGCCTTGAAGGTGATCGTGAATTCGCTGACGTATTTCTATGCGGACTGGTATGGTGAACGGGAGGATCGAAGCCAGACGTTTGATAATATAAATCCGGATCATCCGTACTATCAAGTCGTTGAACATGCGGTAGGAATGGGCGTCATTAAGCAAGATACGAGTTTCGATGTGGATGCGCCAATCACGCGGGAAGAACTGGCAGTTTGGTATATTCGCATACTTGGACTCGAACAGGCAGCTAAACATAGCGACATCTACAAACTCGACCTCCAAGATGCTGATCAAGTTCAGGCGGGGAACAGAGGATATGTCGCCTTGGCAAACTCCATCGGCTTGCTGCCGGCTGAAAAAGGTCACTTCAACCCGGATCAAGAAGTGACATACGCAGAGTTGGCCGTCTCTATCATCCGGCTCGCCCACGAAATGTCGGAAAGGTGA